GGGAGATATATTTTTTCAGAACTACGATTTTTTTTTACAAATTCTATTTCTTCATTAATTCTAAGTATAATTTTTAAATAGTTTTTTTGAATATTAACAGCACTTTCATAACTCTTACTTGTTTGATTTGTACTAATATCAGTTTGATAATGGCGGCTAGCTAATTCAAATATGTCACGGTAATTATCGTGGTTGTTTATAAGTGATTGGTATGAATCATTTAGAGAGCTTAATTTATAGTGAATTTCAGAAGTTTTATCGGTAAGAGCATTATTCAAATTTCCTAATCTGCTGATATTTTTATTATACCATTTTTCAGCTTGTTCGAGTAATATTTCTATGCTCTCAAGAGTTTGCGATATTTGAATTTCATGAATATTAAGCTTTAATAAACCTCTTAGAAATCTGCTTTTTCCTGAGTTGTTGGTTCCCACGAATAGATTTAATTTGGAAAAAGCACCAATAAACTGAGTTCCGTTCTTGTCGTTGAAGAAGGGTTTTTTGTCAATGTAATATATGGGTATTCCTGTATCGTTAAAGAATTCCTTTTGTGGATTATTACTAAAATCAAGCTTTAAATACATGTAGGAAATTTAATCAAAAGAATCTGTTTTTAAAGAATTTTGGAAACTAAATCACGTAATTCCAGGACCACTTCAGTTTCAAACCAAGGATTCTTTTTAAGCCAAAATCGGTTTCGTGGCGACGGGTGGGGCAGTGGAAAATGCGTGGGCAAGTAATTGTGATATGTTCTGACGGTTTCCGTTAAATTTTTTTCCTTTTTGTCTTTCAGGTAATTTGATTGGGCATAAATACCAATGACAATAATCAACTGCAGATTAGGCATTTGGTCAAAAAGAGATTTATGCCAAAGTGGTGCGCATTCAGACCTAGGAGGTAAATCACCGGACTTTCCTTTCCCTGGATAACAAAATCCCATGGGAACTAAAGCAAATTTTGTTTCGTCATAAAATTCCTCGTCCGTAACATCTAGCCACTTTCGTAATTGTCTACCACTAGGGTCGTCCCAAGGAACTCCTGTTTCATGTACTTTTGTGCCAGGAGCCTGACCTATAATTACAATTTTGGAATTTTGGTGCGCCTTTACTATCGGTCTAGGGCCTAAAGGGAGATGCTCACTACAAACTTGACACGAACGTATTTCGGAAAGTAGCTTTTGCATGTCGGCTTATTTCTTTTTTAAAGGAGCTTGGGCAAAGGATAGTCCGTCAAAACCCGTTTTCATAAAATTTCGGATGTTTTGGTGTCCCGTTCCATCTGGGTCTTTCAGTACATCGTAATAATAACTCCCAAAACAAGCTAAAGTCTCTTCTTTGCTAAAACCTTGGTCTTTTGCAAAGGCAAACAGCTTGCATGAACCTGAGTTTTGGCCTTCAGCGTTCTTTAGGTTTCCGTTGGTGAAAGCTGTTGGTTCAAAGCTGTAGTTTTCTTCTATGACAGCCATAGTCTCGGTGAATTCTATTCCTTTTGGGTTGGCTTGTAGCTTTTGTTTAAAATCGTTTAATCTCATCTATATTATTTTTTTCCTGCAACAATAATTACTATTTCGCCCTTTGGAGGTTTCTCGGTAAAGTGCAGTACTAATTCTTCCGCTGTTCCCCTAATTGTTTCTTCGTAGAGTTTGGTAAGCTCCCGTGAAACGGAAACTTGTCTGTCCGCACCAAAGTACTCTGCAAATTGCCCTAAGGTCTTAATTAGTTTGTACGGTGATTCGTAGAAAATAATGGTTCTGGTTTCTTCCGCCAGTAATTTTAGTCGCGTTTGTCTTCCTTTTTTAGGAGGTAAAAAACCCTCAAAAACAAACTTGTC
This genomic interval from Zobellia roscoffensis contains the following:
- a CDS encoding uracil-DNA glycosylase family protein, translated to MQKLLSEIRSCQVCSEHLPLGPRPIVKAHQNSKIVIIGQAPGTKVHETGVPWDDPSGRQLRKWLDVTDEEFYDETKFALVPMGFCYPGKGKSGDLPPRSECAPLWHKSLFDQMPNLQLIIVIGIYAQSNYLKDKKEKNLTETVRTYHNYLPTHFPLPHPSPRNRFWLKKNPWFETEVVLELRDLVSKIL
- a CDS encoding HopJ type III effector protein, encoding MRLNDFKQKLQANPKGIEFTETMAVIEENYSFEPTAFTNGNLKNAEGQNSGSCKLFAFAKDQGFSKEETLACFGSYYYDVLKDPDGTGHQNIRNFMKTGFDGLSFAQAPLKKK